CTGGCCGCCAAACTGCAGTTCGGCAGCGGCTGGTGGAGCTCGCCGTGGGTCGTGTGCGCCTGGGTGGCGGGCTGTTCGCTGCTGGTGGTCAGCCGGATCCCGATGAAGAAGATGCACGCGGTGGCGGTACCGCCGAACCTGGCCGCGTTGCTGCTGGCGGGGTTGGCGATCGTCGCGGCGGCCGCGTTCCTGTTTCCCTACGTGCTGGTGATGGTGGCCATCGCCGCCTACCTGTGCCACATCCCGCTCTCCGTCCGCAGCCACCGCTGGCTCGCCGAGCATCCCGAGGTCTGGGGCGAGCGGCCCAAGCAGCGGCGCGCTGTGCGGCGGGCGATCCGCCGGGCACAGCCCAGTCGCCGGTCGATGGCGCGGCTGGGTCTGCGCAAGCCCGCCGGCCGGACATGACGCGCCCACAGCTGACCCTCACCGCCCGGCTGAACACCTCGCCGGTCGACTCCCGCCGCGGTGTCGTCCGTCTGCACCCGAAAGCCATTGCCGCCCTTGGCATTCGGGAATGGGACGCGGTGTCGCTGACCGGGTCGCGGACCACGGCGGCGGTCGCCGGCGTGGCGGGAGCAGACATCCCGGTCGGCACGATCCTGCTCGACGACGTGACACTGTCCAATGCCGGCCTGCGCGAGGGCACCGCGGTGATCGTCGCCCCCGTCACCGTGTACGGCGCGCGCTCGGTGATGCTGAGCGGCTCACCGCTGGCAACACAATCGATCGCGCCGACCACCCTCCGCCAAGCCCTGCTCGGCAAGGTGCTCACCGTGGGCGACGCGGTGTCGCTGCTGCCCCGCGACCTCGGGCCGGGCACCTCCACGTCCGCCGCCACCCGCGCGCTGGCCTCCGCGGTCGGCATCAGCTGGACCTCCGAGCTGCTGACCGTCACCGGCGTCGAGCCCGCCGGGCCGGTGAGCGTGCAGCCCAACTCCTCGGTGACCTGGGGAACCGGTGTGCCCGAAGCTGCGCCGGAACCGACCGCTCGTCGGGTCGCCGTCGATGACCTCAAGGGCGTCCACCCGCAGGTGGCCAAGCTGACCGAATGGCTCAAGCTCGCGCTCGACGAGCCGCACCTGCTGCAAACCCTGGGCGCATCCCCGCACCTGGGCGTGCTGGTGTCCGGCCCGGCCGGGGTGGGCAAGGCGACGCTGGTGCGCGCGGTGTGCGCCGGTCGCCGGCTGGTCGAACTCGACGGCCCGGAGATCGGCGCGCTGGCCGGCGACGACCGGCTCAAGGCGGTGACGACGGCGACCGCAACGGTGCGCGACGGCGGCGGGGTGCTGCTGATCACCGACGTCGACGCGCTGCTGCCCGCCACCGCCGAGCCGGTGGCCACCTTGATCCTGGCCGAGCTGCGCGCGCTGGTGGCCACCAGCGGTGTCGCGTTCGTCGCCACCTCGGCGGTGCCGGACCGGCTCGACACCCGGCTGCGCGCCCCCGACCTGTGTGACCGGGAACTCGTGGTGCCGCTGCCCGACGCAGCCACCCGCGCCGCACAGCTGGCTGCCCTGCTGCGGTCGGTGCCGACACGTGACCTTAATTTTGACGAAATTGCCAGCCGCACACCGGGATTCGTCGTCGCCGACCTGGCTGCATTGGTGCGTGAGGCGGCGCTGCGGGCAGCGGCGAGAGCCAGCGCCGACGGAAAACCGCCGGCCCTGACCCAAGGCGACCTGATCGGCGCACTGCAGGTGATCCGACCGCTGTCGCGCTCCGCCACCGAAGAGGTGTCGGTCGGGACCGTGACGATCGACGACGTCGGCGACATGGCCGGCACCAAGCAGGCCCTCACCGAGGCGGTGCTGTGGCCGCTGCAGCACCCCGACACCTTCGCCCGCCTCGGCGTGGAGCCGCCGCGCGGGGTGTTGCTCTACGGTCCACCGGGTTGCGGCAAGACGTTTTTGGTGCGGGCGCTGGCCAGCACCGGGCAGCTCTCCGTGCACGCCGTCAAAGGCTCCGAACTCATGGATAAATGGGTCGGCGCCTCGGAAAAGGCGGTGCGGGAACTGTTTCGGCGGGCCCGTGATTCCGCGCCGTCGCTGGTCTTCCTCGACGAGATCGACGCGCTGGCACCGCGGCGCGGCCAAAGCTTCGACAGCGGCGTCACCGACCGGGTAGTCGCTGCGCTGCTGACCGAGCTCGACGGCATCAACCCGCTGCGCGACGTCGTGGTGCTCGGTGCCACCAACCGGCCCGAGCTGATCGATCCCGCGCTGCTGCGGCCGGGACGGCTGGAGCGGCTGGTGTTCGTCGAGCCGCCGGACACCGCGGCGCGTTACGACATCCTGCGCACCGCGGGCAAGTCGATCCCGCTTGCCGCCGACGTCGACATCGACGCGCTGGCCGGCGAGCTCGACGGCTACAGCGCCGCCGACTGCGTCGCCCTGCTGCGGGAGGCCGCGCTGGCCGCGATGCGGCGCTCCATCGACGCCGCGGACGTCACCGCCGCCGACCTCGCCGCCGCGCGTGAAACAGTGCGGCCGTCGTTGGATCCGCTTCAGCTTGAGTCATTGCGCGCCTTCGCGGCCTCGCCGTAGCTGACCAGCAGCGCGCGCGCCGCCGCGGCGACGTCGTCCTCCAGCCACGCGGGCATCGGGTCGTCGTAGGCGTGGCGGCGCACGACGGCATAGGGCAAATCGGCGACCGCCCGGGCGACGGCGTCGACACAGCGGGGATCGCTGCTGCCATACAACTCCCGGGCCAAACCGCGCACCCGCTGTAGCAGCGGCGCATTCCTGGCGGCCAGGGCTTCCCGGAATGCCGCGTCAGGTTCGCCGTCGAGCAGGTCACCAGGCCGAATCGTCAACAGCAGCCGGGCGTCTTCGCTCGGATTCGTCCTCAGCGAAGCGCGACCGGGCGAACGGTTCGCACTGAAAGGCCGCCACCTGTTCGCGGTCTACCGGTGGGTGTTCGAGGTGGAACCCGACGGGCCCGGCCAGACTCGCGTGCGCTCGGCGACCTGGGCCGCCTTTCCCGGCATGCACGGCCAGGTTTATCGCGCCCTTGTCATCGGCACCGGCACCCATCGCGTCGTGGTGCGACGGATCCTTCGGCGGATCGCCCGGCGGGCACAGGTCGACGCCGACTATGTCGATGTGCTCGAAGTCCCGATCAGTCCTGACGACGCGCGAACTGCCGAACAAGCGTTCCATGACGCGCTGGGACACGCCCCGCGTCGACTCGGACGTCTCGCGTCGTGGATCCACCAGCACGTCCTGCGGCTCCGGTTAGCTGTTAGCTCCGCATCCGTCGTCGGCGCATGTCATCGGCTGGGCGGTTAGGCGTTCGGTTGACGACGAGATCGTGCTCAGCGCGGACGGCCCGCTCATGTCCGGCGAGCTGACCCTGCGCCGCCGGCACGGACGTGCGGCGCTGACCACTCGGCTGCACTATCACCACAAAATCGCCGCCCGACTGGTCTGGGCTGTGATCGGCCCCCTGCACCGGCTCGTCGCCCCGCGCCTGATGCAGCGTAGCACCGGTCGCGGCATGACTGACATTGCGCACCAACGGTTTTGATCCAGCGGTGTGGGAGTGTTCACAGTTTGGCTGTTATCCACAAACGGTGGTTTTGCACGGCATCAACGTCGGTGGCGCCCGCTAGTATTCGAACATGCTAGCGAGTAGCCGGGACGAGATCGTCGAGGTGTTCGACGCCCTCGAGGCTGAGCTGGACCGTGCCCTGGGGTTGTCCGTTGATGTGTTGACCACCCCGGAGTGCCTGGCCATGCTGGAGCGCTGCGAAAGGCTGCGCCGGCGGCTGCCGGCCGTCGAGCACCCGTTGATCAACCAGGTCACCGCGCGGGCCGATGAGACCGAGCTGGGCGGCAAGTTGCCGTTCGCGTTGGCCGAGCGGTTGCGCGTCACCCGCGCTGAAGCATCCCGCCGCATCGGTGAAGCCGCCGATCTCGGGCCACGGCGTGCGCTGACCGGCGAGCCGCTGCAACCGCTGTTGGCTGCCACCGCCGCCGCCCAGCGGGCCGGCCGGATCGGGACCGGCCATGTGGCGGTAATCCGCAGCTTCTACCACCGACTGCCCGACTTCGTCGACGCCCAGACCCGCGAACAGGCCGAGGCGCAGCTGGCCCGCCTCAGCGGGGAGTTTCGGCCCGATCAGCTGGGCAGGCTGGCCGACAAGCTTGCCGATTGCCTGAATCCGGACGGAGATTTCACCGACGACGACAGGGCCCGCCGCCGTGGCCTCACTATCGGCAAGCAAGGCATCGACGGGATGTCCCCGGTCAGCGGGTTTTTGACCCCGGAGGCCCGCGCCACCATCGACGCGGTGCTGGCGAAACTGGCCGCCCCCGGCATGTGCAACCCGGCCGATCTCAACCCTTGCCTCGGCGGCACCCCGTCGCAGCCGGCCATCGAGTCCGACACCCGAAGCGCTGCCCAGCGCAACCACGACGCGCTAACCGCTGCCGGGCGGGCGTTGCTGGCGTCCGGTGATTTGGGACAACACAACGGATTACCGGCGACCATCATCGTGTCCACCACACTCAAAGAGCTCGAGGCCGGTGCGGGCACGGCGCTCACCGGTGGCGGCAGCCTGCTGCCGATGTCCGATGTGATCCGGCTGGCCTCGCACGCCTACCACTACCTCGCGATCTTTGACAAAGGTAAGGCGATCGGGCTGTACCACACCAAACGGCTGGCCTCACCTGGCCAACGAATCGTGTTGTACGCGAAGGACCGCGGGTGCACGTTCCCGGGTTGCGATGTGCCGGGCTACCTCACCGAGGTTCACCATGTCACCGACTTCGCGACCTGCCGCGAAACCAACGTCGATGACCTGACCCAGGGCTGCGGCACGCATCACAAGCTGGTCACCTCGGGCGGTTGGAAGACGCGCAAGCTGAAAAACGGTGATACCGAATGGATCCCGCCACCGCATCTCGACCACGGCCAAGCCAGGACCAACACCTTTCACCATCCTGAACGGCTCCTGCGCGATGGCGACGGCGATGACGACGATGATCCCTAGCCTGACCGGCTACTCGGAGAGCTGAAACTCCACCATCGCGGCGACGGAATCCACGGCCTCGCCCAGCGCCGCCAACCGCTCGGCCGCCGACGGTGCCGACAGCACGGAGTAGCGATCGGCCGGTCCGATCGGCACGCGGGATGCCAAGGCATACAGCCGCTCGCCGGCATCGCCTGCTGGCTGCCGGCGGTAGCCCAAGACCGTTTCACGGTCTGGCGGCCGGACGCCGCGGGCGGTCGCGACCCGTTCGAACAACGCCAGCACCCGGTCCTCGAGCTCACCCAGCTGCGCATCGGTGACCGGCTCGCCCGGCTGGTCGGGCCAGCTCTGCACGACGGCCCGCGGGTAGGGGTCGTCCGGCAGCCAGCGGCACACCCGGATCCGCTCACCCATCCGGCAGCGCAGCAGGTAGCGACCGGAGCCTGCGTCCACGCACTCGGTGATATGGGCGAGGGCGCCGACGTCGCAGCGGGTGTCTCCACCGCCGACCTCGCGGCCACGAGAGATCAACACCACACCGAAGCACGGATCGGCCTGTCCCATGCAGTCACGCACCAACGCCGTGTAGCGCGGCTCGAAAATCCGCAGCGGCAGGTCATCACCCGGCAAGAACGCCGATTCCAGTGGAAACATCGGCAGTTCAACGGGTTTTGATCCCATCAGATGTCCAGCTCGGCAATCAGCGCGTCGACCACAGCACGCAAGTCTCCGTCATGCTCCTCGGCCACCCGACGCTGCCGCTGATACGACGCCCCTAACCGGGGAATGTCGGCGACGGAAGCTAGCTCGTCGGCGCAATGCAACGACTTCGCCACCGGCTCCAGACGATTGAGCACATCGATCAGATCGTCGGTGACCAGGCGTTCGTTGCTGTCGGCATCCAAGATGATCACGGCGTCCAGGCCGTAGCGTGCAGCGCGCCACTTGTTTTCCTGGACATGCCACGGCGGCATGTTCGGCAGTGTCTCGCCGGCTTCCAGACGACGGTCCAAGTCGACCACCAGGCAGTGCGTCAGCGCCACCAGCGCAGCCAACTCTCGCAGGTTGGAGACCCCGTCGCAGATGCGCACCTCAAGAGTTCCTTTGTGGGGCGAGGGCCTGATGTCCCAACGGATCTCGTCCATGTGGTCGATGATGCCGGTCTTCTTCTGGTCGTAGACGAAGCCTTCGAACTCGGCCCACGTCTGGAAATGAAACGGCAGCCCGGCAGTGGGCAGCTGCTGAAACATCATCGCCCGGTTGCTGGCATAGCCGGTATCTTCACCGCCCCACCACGGTGAAGAGGCCGACAACGCCAGCAGGTGCGGGTAGCGCTGCAGCAGCGCCGTCATGATCGGCATCACCTTGTGCGCGGAGGAGATTCCGACGTGCACGTGCACCCCCCAGATCAGCATCTGCCGGCCCCACCACTGGGTGCGCTTGATCAGTTCGGCGTAACGCGGTGCGTCGGTGAGCTTTTGGGCTGACCACCGCGCGAAGGGGTGGGTGCCCGCGCAAAACAGCTCCATGCCGCGATCGCGAACGATTCTGCGCGCGGTATGCAAAGTGTCACGCAGGTCGTCCATCGCTTGAGCGGTGCAATCGCAGATCCCGCTGACGATTTCGACGGTGTTGCGCAGCAATTCCTTGTGCACCCTGGGGTTTTCGCCTATTTCGGCGATGACCGCGGTGGCTTCGTTGCTCAGGTCTCGGGTCTGCGCATCGACAAGCGCGAACTCCCATTCCACGCCGACCGTCGGCCGGGGTGATCCGGCGAAATCGATGCGGGCTGCTGCCCTGCTGGCCGGCGGGCTAGCCGGAACCAATGACACCGCACGCCACCCGCTTGCCGGCGTCACCAGTCGACTTGGTCATCGCATCGGGACCGGGTGTGCCGTTGGCCTGTGTGTAGCGCTCCGGAGGGATGTTGGCGAAGTTGTCCGGGCCGGCGTGGATGATGATCGCCGTCTTGTTTCCG
This Mycobacterium xenopi DNA region includes the following protein-coding sequences:
- a CDS encoding LON peptidase substrate-binding domain-containing protein; this translates as MGSKPVELPMFPLESAFLPGDDLPLRIFEPRYTALVRDCMGQADPCFGVVLISRGREVGGGDTRCDVGALAHITECVDAGSGRYLLRCRMGERIRVCRWLPDDPYPRAVVQSWPDQPGEPVTDAQLGELEDRVLALFERVATARGVRPPDRETVLGYRRQPAGDAGERLYALASRVPIGPADRYSVLSAPSAAERLAALGEAVDSVAAMVEFQLSE
- a CDS encoding HNH endonuclease signature motif containing protein, giving the protein MLASSRDEIVEVFDALEAELDRALGLSVDVLTTPECLAMLERCERLRRRLPAVEHPLINQVTARADETELGGKLPFALAERLRVTRAEASRRIGEAADLGPRRALTGEPLQPLLAATAAAQRAGRIGTGHVAVIRSFYHRLPDFVDAQTREQAEAQLARLSGEFRPDQLGRLADKLADCLNPDGDFTDDDRARRRGLTIGKQGIDGMSPVSGFLTPEARATIDAVLAKLAAPGMCNPADLNPCLGGTPSQPAIESDTRSAAQRNHDALTAAGRALLASGDLGQHNGLPATIIVSTTLKELEAGAGTALTGGGSLLPMSDVIRLASHAYHYLAIFDKGKAIGLYHTKRLASPGQRIVLYAKDRGCTFPGCDVPGYLTEVHHVTDFATCRETNVDDLTQGCGTHHKLVTSGGWKTRKLKNGDTEWIPPPHLDHGQARTNTFHHPERLLRDGDGDDDDDP
- a CDS encoding glutamate--cysteine ligase, whose protein sequence is MSLVPASPPASRAAARIDFAGSPRPTVGVEWEFALVDAQTRDLSNEATAVIAEIGENPRVHKELLRNTVEIVSGICDCTAQAMDDLRDTLHTARRIVRDRGMELFCAGTHPFARWSAQKLTDAPRYAELIKRTQWWGRQMLIWGVHVHVGISSAHKVMPIMTALLQRYPHLLALSASSPWWGGEDTGYASNRAMMFQQLPTAGLPFHFQTWAEFEGFVYDQKKTGIIDHMDEIRWDIRPSPHKGTLEVRICDGVSNLRELAALVALTHCLVVDLDRRLEAGETLPNMPPWHVQENKWRAARYGLDAVIILDADSNERLVTDDLIDVLNRLEPVAKSLHCADELASVADIPRLGASYQRQRRVAEEHDGDLRAVVDALIAELDI
- a CDS encoding AAA family ATPase, which translates into the protein MTRPQLTLTARLNTSPVDSRRGVVRLHPKAIAALGIREWDAVSLTGSRTTAAVAGVAGADIPVGTILLDDVTLSNAGLREGTAVIVAPVTVYGARSVMLSGSPLATQSIAPTTLRQALLGKVLTVGDAVSLLPRDLGPGTSTSAATRALASAVGISWTSELLTVTGVEPAGPVSVQPNSSVTWGTGVPEAAPEPTARRVAVDDLKGVHPQVAKLTEWLKLALDEPHLLQTLGASPHLGVLVSGPAGVGKATLVRAVCAGRRLVELDGPEIGALAGDDRLKAVTTATATVRDGGGVLLITDVDALLPATAEPVATLILAELRALVATSGVAFVATSAVPDRLDTRLRAPDLCDRELVVPLPDAATRAAQLAALLRSVPTRDLNFDEIASRTPGFVVADLAALVREAALRAAARASADGKPPALTQGDLIGALQVIRPLSRSATEEVSVGTVTIDDVGDMAGTKQALTEAVLWPLQHPDTFARLGVEPPRGVLLYGPPGCGKTFLVRALASTGQLSVHAVKGSELMDKWVGASEKAVRELFRRARDSAPSLVFLDEIDALAPRRGQSFDSGVTDRVVAALLTELDGINPLRDVVVLGATNRPELIDPALLRPGRLERLVFVEPPDTAARYDILRTAGKSIPLAADVDIDALAGELDGYSAADCVALLREAALAAMRRSIDAADVTAADLAAARETVRPSLDPLQLESLRAFAASP